The DNA segment TCAAAAGACGGTGTATGATAACATCGCATATCCGTTAGAACTTGCCGGCATGGACAAGGAGCTCATTCATGATCGTGTGATGGAGCTTTTGGATTTCATTGATCTCAAAGACAAAGAACGAGCCTATCCCAGAGAGCTTTCCGGAGGGCAAAAGCAGCGGGTAGCCATTGCGAGAAGCATTGCGACGCAGCCGAAAATTTTGCTTTCAGATGAGGGGACTTCGGCACTGGATCCTGCCAATACTAAGGTGATTCTGGATCTCTTAAAAAAGATTGTGGCGACTTACGGCATGACGGTGGTGATGATCACCCATCAAATGGAAGTCGCAAAGGACATTTGTGACCGCATTGCCGTGATGGATCGAGGCAAGATTGTGGAGATGAACAATACGGAGACGCTCTTCAAAAATCCGAAGACAGCACTGACAAGGTCGTTCATCTCTCACTTAAGTGTGCCGGAAGAGATCGTGGCTTCGGATTTCAAGGGAACGATTTTGCGTCTGGTCTATGATGTGCATTCCGTGCGTGAACCGATTCTCGGGCGTGTGATCAAACGGTTTGATGTAGATTTTAACATCATTTCCGCCAATGTGAACAAGGCCACCTCCGATGCCATGGGTTATCTGACTATTGAACTCACTGGCGATAAAGGGCAGTTTGATGCTGTTGTGGCTTACCTTCGCGACAACCATATTGCGGTGGAGGTGATCCAATGAATTTTCTTAATGAAGTTGTGCCTATTGTGGTGCCGGCCATCGGTCAGACCTTGATTCTGGTCTTTGTCTCTTCGGCCTTTGCGGTGCTCCTCGGACTGCCTGTCGGGGTGGTGCTGACGTTGACCCGCTCCGGCGGCCTGAAAGAAAATCCGAAGGTCTATTCCCTCTTAGACTCGTTGACCAACTTTGTGCGATCGGTGCCGTTTATCATTCTTATGCTCATACTCATTCCGGTCATGCGACTGGTGACCGGCAAGGCTTATGGCACGGCGGCGACGATCATTCCCCTCACAGCGGCGGCGTTACCTTTCTTTGCGCGGCTTCTTGAAAACGCATTAAACAATGTGGATCGAGGGATTATTGAAGCGGCGCGAGCCATGGGAACACCGGTTGGGACGATGGTGCGGCGGGTACTCATTCCTGAAGCCCTGCCTCAGATTATCAATGCCGTGACGCTTGTGATTATCAATCTGGTAGGCTATTCGGCCATGGCAGGAGCCATTGGTGGCGGCGGACTCGGCGAAGTTGCGGTCAGATACGGATACAGCTATAAGCGCTATGAAATTTTATGGGTGGCGGTGATTCTTATCGTCATTCTGGTGCAACTGGTGCAGTGGCTTGGTACACGTCTGGAAAAAAATGTAGATAAAAAGTAGCTTTGATATAATTTCACTTGCAGCAATATTATTATTTTTAGGAGGAAGATATGAAAAAACTTGCAACACTATTGATTTTGGCCTTCGCCCTTGTGGGATGCGGACAACAACCTGCAGACAACGCGGCGGCAAACGGCAATGCGACACCTGCGGCTGAAGAAAACAACGTGATTAAAATCGGGGTATCCCCAACGCCTCACGGCGAAATTATCAACGCCCTCCAAAGTGAGTTTGAAGCGGCAGGGATTCAAGTTGAGCCGGTTAT comes from the Peptoniphilus equinus genome and includes:
- a CDS encoding methionine ABC transporter ATP-binding protein, whose amino-acid sequence is MIDVCNLSKSFGTGKDTFQAVDDVSFHVEKGEIFGIIGLSGAGKSTLVRCLNRLEVPDSGSVVIDGLDLLSLNETELLHERRDIGMIFQAFNLFNQKTVYDNIAYPLELAGMDKELIHDRVMELLDFIDLKDKERAYPRELSGGQKQRVAIARSIATQPKILLSDEGTSALDPANTKVILDLLKKIVATYGMTVVMITHQMEVAKDICDRIAVMDRGKIVEMNNTETLFKNPKTALTRSFISHLSVPEEIVASDFKGTILRLVYDVHSVREPILGRVIKRFDVDFNIISANVNKATSDAMGYLTIELTGDKGQFDAVVAYLRDNHIAVEVIQ
- a CDS encoding methionine ABC transporter permease; the encoded protein is MNFLNEVVPIVVPAIGQTLILVFVSSAFAVLLGLPVGVVLTLTRSGGLKENPKVYSLLDSLTNFVRSVPFIILMLILIPVMRLVTGKAYGTAATIIPLTAAALPFFARLLENALNNVDRGIIEAARAMGTPVGTMVRRVLIPEALPQIINAVTLVIINLVGYSAMAGAIGGGGLGEVAVRYGYSYKRYEILWVAVILIVILVQLVQWLGTRLEKNVDKK